From Pirellulales bacterium:
TTGTCTTCGGCGTTCAACCAACCTTCACTGGTTGCTCGCCTGTGGCGACGTTCGTTGCTGCGCCATTCGTCTCGCTGGACGCGTTGCCGTTTTTCGGCCGCGATAGCTGGGGAGCTCGCCATTCGACGGTTAGTTGCACGTCGAAGACCCACTGAAAAAACTCGCAGCGTCGCCGTGCGCCCCACAGGTCGACTTCGGGCAATTCTTCGGAGATTACATACATGGTGATCGCCCCAGGAGTGAACTCCAATTCGACGTCACGGACCTGCTGGCTGTGACTGCGATCCAATCCGCCCGCCACCCGCAAGATGGCCGCCAGGCGGCGCACGCGTTCCTGGTCGGGCGCGGTAAGCCGCTCGTAGTTGGCATGCTTCGCCTTGGGTTTGCCGCCGCGGTGGTAGCGGGCAATGTTCGCGATCAGCTCCAACTCTAGGGGTCGAAAGCCGGCCAACCGGCTATTGAGGATCAAATGGTAGCTGTGCTTGTGATGCTTGTCGTAATCGATCAGGTAGCCGACATCTTGCAACCGAGCTGCGGTCTCGAGCAGCGAACGATCCTCCGGGCGAAGGCCCCAGCGTTCGCGCAGCTGGGAAAAGATCGAGCCAGCCAGCCGGGCCACTTGGCTGCCATGCCTGACGTCGACGCCGCAGCCAATTGCGAAACGGTCGATGGCGGCGTCCTGGTCGTGCGGGTCCTGACTGATCGTACCTAGCGTAGTATCGATCATCGTCAGCACCAGCCCGTCGCGAATGCCACGATTGTGGACTTGCAAGCGATTGACTTTGAAGCGCCGCATCAGACGATCGACAATTGCCAGACCCGCCACGATGATGTCGGCCCGATCCGAGCTCAACCCAGGCACCCCGCGGCGTGCCTTGGCCGGCATTTTCCGCAAGCGGTCGAGCAGGTGTCGCACCTCGGCGTGCGTTACTTCGTAAGCTCTGAGCGGGAGGCCCGTCTGCCCTTTCGAAGCCATGACCATGTCGGCCAGCGTGGTAAACGTGCCACCTGACCCGATGAGCAAATGCGGGACGAAATAGCGCTTCTTGACTTCACGATGCAGCTTGCGATCAATCGCCTTGAGCATACGCTCGAAATCGTCGAGATGCGTTTCGCCGCTGCCCAAGTATTCGTCCGTGAGGCGCACGGCGCCTAACGGCGTCGTATGAATGGCCTCGATCATTTCTCCCGAGGCCAGGATGATCTCGGTGCTGCCTCCACCAATATCGGCGATCGCCACATTCTTGCCAGCCAGCTGAAAATTGCGCGCGACGCTATAGAAAGCTAGCCGGGCCTCTTGCTCGCCGCTGATGACCTCGACGTCGAGGCCGATCTCTTCCTTTGCGCGGCGGCAGAACTCGTTGCCATCTTTGGCCTCACGCACCGCGCAGGTGGCGATCACGCGCACCTCACGTGCCTGAAAACCAGCAGCGATCTGCTTCATTCGTCTAAGAGCATCGAGCGATGCTTCGACCGCGCCTGGATCGAGCCGACGAGTTTTTGCCAGGTTCTTGCCGAGCCGGGTGGTTTCCTTTTCCTCGTCAAGAATCCGGTAAGTACCGTCGCGATGCGGCTCAACGATCATCAGCCGGATGCTATTGGTGCCGATGTCGATCGCGGCCAGCCGGTAGGCCAAATCGGGCGACAGAAAGAACTGTTTGTCTTCCATGGATACAGTCGTCGTTTCATTCTTATTCGGTGCAGTCCATGCACCCCCCTTACTCGCTAATAGGATAGCACATTCGCGAAGTGGCGAGGATGGGCGGGCGCCTGATTGCGCCCGTAGCGGTTCTGCCCCCCAATGCGGTGTATTTCAGGGGCGCCGGCGGATTGCACAGTGAAGTCCGATTCGACAGATTCGTCGCGGCGGCTTGTGGCTATTTGATTCCTGCGCCGCTTTCGCATTCACGATCGGGCGCGAGCAATGTCACGCCGGCAGAATCGCTGGCCGCCAGCAGCATGCCGTTGGATTCTTCGTCGCGGATCAGGGCCGGCTCGAGGTTATTGACGACGACGATTGATCGTCCCACCAACGACTCTGCCGAGTAATGCGCGCGGATTCCAGCCACGATTTGCTTTTCTACCTCACCGACACGAATCGTGAGCAGCAACAATTTGTCGGCGTTCGGGTGCTCGCGGGCCGCGACAACTTTTGCCACGCGCAGCTCTAGCTTGGAGAAATCTGCATACGAGATGTTGGGCTTTACTTCCATCACTGAGATCCCTAGACCTTTGATCGCCGCTTCCAGGCCCTCGCCATTATTCGGCATGGCGCCGTCGTCGGCTAATGCGAAAACGTCGCATGATAGGCCCCTTAGAACCGACGTGTCAAACGGGGCAACTTGAAGTGCCCGGTGCGGCGCGATACCGTGGATTTGTGGATGAACGTAGTATCAATCCACCCGGCACAAGAGCACGGTGCCCATTGTCAGAAACAACTCCTCGCGTCGCCACGCTCAGGCCAAAACGGACGTGTGCAGCATACCGATCCCAGGATCCGGCGTGATGGCCGCATCGACTATGCCCCGCTCGATACCTCGCGTTGTACTGCTATTGGTATTGGGCGCACCCGTCGCGGTCGCTGCGATTTTTTGCTCCACGCTTTCGGCGTCCGAGGGCGCCGCCGCCGCACGTTCCCTGTTGCTGGCAGGAAAATATGACGAAGCGGTTGAAGCCTACGACCAACTCGCCGAGGACGAGCCCGTCGTAGCGGCCATTGGTCTGGCGCGCGCAAAGTCGAGCATGGGCAAGCGCGAGGAAACGGCAGCCCTGCTGGCAGCAGCCGTGGCGGCTCACCCGCAAGTGGCGTCGCTGCACGCCGAGGCTGCC
This genomic window contains:
- a CDS encoding Ppx/GppA phosphatase family protein; amino-acid sequence: MEDKQFFLSPDLAYRLAAIDIGTNSIRLMIVEPHRDGTYRILDEEKETTRLGKNLAKTRRLDPGAVEASLDALRRMKQIAAGFQAREVRVIATCAVREAKDGNEFCRRAKEEIGLDVEVISGEQEARLAFYSVARNFQLAGKNVAIADIGGGSTEIILASGEMIEAIHTTPLGAVRLTDEYLGSGETHLDDFERMLKAIDRKLHREVKKRYFVPHLLIGSGGTFTTLADMVMASKGQTGLPLRAYEVTHAEVRHLLDRLRKMPAKARRGVPGLSSDRADIIVAGLAIVDRLMRRFKVNRLQVHNRGIRDGLVLTMIDTTLGTISQDPHDQDAAIDRFAIGCGVDVRHGSQVARLAGSIFSQLRERWGLRPEDRSLLETAARLQDVGYLIDYDKHHKHSYHLILNSRLAGFRPLELELIANIARYHRGGKPKAKHANYERLTAPDQERVRRLAAILRVAGGLDRSHSQQVRDVELEFTPGAITMYVISEELPEVDLWGARRRCEFFQWVFDVQLTVEWRAPQLSRPKNGNASSETNGAATNVATGEQPVKVG